One Octopus sinensis linkage group LG20, ASM634580v1, whole genome shotgun sequence DNA window includes the following coding sequences:
- the LOC115222463 gene encoding CCR4-NOT transcription complex subunit 7: MPSVVPAPEWGFRDVWQSNLEEEFRHIRQVVQQYRYVAMDTEFPGVVARPIGDFRSTADYQYQLLRCNVDLLKIIQVGITFLDDFGQTATPISTWQFNFKFNLTEDMYAQESIDLLTKSGIQFKKHEEEGIHVDNFAELLMTSGVVLADQVKWLSFHSGFDFGYMLKILTNSNLPAEEVDFFELLSIYFPNIYDVKYLMKSCKNLKGGLQEVAEQLEICRIGPQHQAGSDSLLTGAAFFKMREMFFEDNIDDAKYLGHLFGLGTPFIQNGSSYENSHVYVAQNSTIHSSNNGEDSGTNPTNSS; encoded by the exons ATGCCTTCGGTAGTACCAGCTCCAGAATGGGGTTTCAGAGATGTATGGCAAAGCAATTTAGAAGAAGAATTTCGACATATTCGCCAGGTTGTTCAACAATATCGATATGTCGCTATg GATACAGAATTTCCTGGGGTAGTTGCCCGTCCAATCGGAGACTTTCGAAGTACAGCTGACTACCAGTACCAACTTTTACGCTGCAATGTTGACCTGCTCAAAATCATCCAAGTCGGGATTACATTTTTAGATGATTTTGGACAGACAGCTACTCCTATTTCCACATGGCAATTCAATTTCAAATTTAATCTTAC AGAAGATATGTATGCTCAAGAGTCTATAGATCTTCTAACAAAATCTGGTATACAGTTTAAAAAGCATGAGGAAGAAGGAATCCATGTAGATAATTTTGCTGAATTGCTCATGACCTCTGGAGTTGTTCTGGCAGATCAAGTGAAGTGGCTATCGTTTCATAG TGGCTTTGATTTTGGTTACATGTTAAAAATTCTGACTAATAGCAACCTACCAGCTGAGGAAGTGGATTTTTTTGAGCTGCTGTCTATTTACTTTCCAAATATTTAcgatgttaaatatttaatgaagAGCTGCAAAAATCTAAAGGGTGGCTTACAAGAAGTTGCTGAACAACTAGAA atttgtaGAATTGGACCACAGCACCAAGCTGGTAGTGACAGTCTATTGACAGGAGCTGCATTTTTCAAGATGAGGGAG atgttctttgaaGACAATATTGATGATGCGAAATACTTGGGTCATTTGTTTGGTTTGGGAACTCCATTTATTCAAAATGGCTCTAGTTATGAGAACAGTCATGTGTATGTGGCCCAGAATTCAACTATTCACAGTTCCAACAATGGGGAAGATTCTGGTACAAATCCTACAAATTCATCATAA